One genomic window of Solanum dulcamara chromosome 10, daSolDulc1.2, whole genome shotgun sequence includes the following:
- the LOC129871068 gene encoding heme oxygenase 1, chloroplastic: MASITPLSQSQPLLEKTQFTVLKKVQNQFCSIPFSRFTQSSNLYLKKSRMVVVSATTAAEKSNKRYPGEAKGFVEEMRFVAMKLHTKDQAKEGEKETEGQPLAKWEPSVEGYLKFLVDSKLVYDTLEKIVEKAPFPEYAEFRNTGLERSEVLAKDLEWFRQQGHAIPEPSTPGVSYARYLEELSEKDPQAFICHFYNTYFAHSAGGRMIGRKVAEKVLDKKELEFYKWDGDLSQLLQNVRDKLNKVAENWTREEKNHCLEETEKSFKFSGAILRLIFS; this comes from the exons ATGGCTTCTATAACACCCTTATCTCAATCTCAACCCCTTTTGGAGAAAACCCAATTTACAGTTCTGAAAAAGGTTCAAAATCAGTTTTGTTCAATACCCTTTTCAAGATTCACTCAAAGTTCAAATCtttatttgaaaaaatcaaGGATGGTGGTAGTTTCAGCAACCACTGCTGCTGAGAAATCAAATAAGAGGTACCCTGGTGAGGCTAAGGGGTTTGTGGAGGAAATGAGGTTTGTGGCTATGAAATTGCATACTAAGGACCAGGCTAAGGAAGGGGAAAAGGAGACTGAAGGTCAGCCTTTGGCTAAGTGGGAACCTAGTGTTGAAGGGTACTTGAAGTTCTTGGTGGATAGCAAATTGGTTTATGATACTTTGGAAAAAATTGTGGAAAAGGCTCCTTTTCCTGAGT ATGCTGAGTTCAGGAACACAGGATTAGAAAGGTCTGAGGTCTTAGCAAAGGATTTGGAATGGTTTAGGCAGCAAGGTCATGCCATCCCGGAACCGTCAACTCCTGGTGTCAGTTATGCTCGTTACTTAGAGGAGCTATCAGAAAAGGATCCTCAAGCATTTATTTGCCATTTTTACAACACCTACTTTGCACATTCAGCTGGAGGTCGCATGATAGGGAGAAAG GTAGCTGAAAAGGTACTCGACAAGAAAGAGCTGGAATTCTACAAATGGGACGGCGATCTTTCTCAGCTGCTGCAGAATGTTAGGGATAAGCTGAACAAAGTTGCAGAA AACTGGACTAGAGAGGAGAAGAATCATTGTCTGGAAGAGACTGAGAAGTCATTCAAGTTCTCCGGGGCCATTCTCCGTTTGATATTCTCTTGA